Proteins encoded by one window of Sphaerodactylus townsendi isolate TG3544 linkage group LG02, MPM_Stown_v2.3, whole genome shotgun sequence:
- the RAPSN gene encoding 43 kDa receptor-associated protein of the synapse isoform X1, whose amino-acid sequence MKVLIIREMGQDQTKQQIEKGLQLYQSNQTEKALQVWLRVLEKTTDASGRFRVLGCLITAHSEMGRYRDMLKFAVVQIDTARELEDPDYLTESYLNLARSNEKLCEFQKTISYCKTCLNMQGTTVSLQLNGQVSLSMGNAYLGLSIFQKALECFEKALRYAHNNDDKMLECRVCCSLGNFYTHLKDYEKALFFPCKAAELVNDYGKGWSLKYRAMSQYYMAVAYRKLGHLADAMECCEETMKIALQHGDRPLQAQCLLCFADIHRSRMDVQTAFPRYDSSMSIMTEIGNRLGQIQVLLGVAKCWVIQKEPDKALESIEKAHELAEGLGNKLGLLKIHCLCEGIYRTKGQQRELRNHVVKFHECVEEMELYCGMCGESIGDKNHQLQALPCSHVFHLKCLQTNGTRGCPNCRRASVKPGFV is encoded by the exons ATGAAGGTCTTGATCATTAGAGAAATGGGTCAGGATCAGACAAAGCAACAAATAGAAAAAGGACTCCAACTGTACCAGTCTAACCAGACAGAAAAGGCGCTGCAAGTCTGGCTGAGAGTTTTGGAAAAGACCACGGATGCTTCAGGCAGGTTCCGAGTTCTGGGATGTCTCATCACTGCTCACTCTGAGATGGGCCGGTACAGAGATATGCTAAAG TTTGCAGTTGTACAGATTGACACAGCCCGGGAGCTGGAAGATCCTGACTACCTTACAGAGAGCTACCTGAATCTGGCACGGAGCAATGAGAAGCTCTGTGAATTCCAAAAAACCATCTCCTATTGTAAGACCTGCTTGAACATGCAAGGCACCACAGTGAGCCTGCAGCTGAATGGCCAGGTCAGCCTCAGCATGGGAAATGCCTACCTTGGCCTCAGTATCTTCCAAAAGGCGCTGGAGTGTTTTGAAAAAGCCTTGCGTTATGCACACAACAATGACGACAAGATGCTTGAGTGTCGCGTCTGTTGCAGCTTAGGAAATTTCTACACACACCTCAAG GACTATGAGAAAGCCCTGTTCTTTCCATGCAAGGCAGCTGAATTGGTGAATGATTATGGAAAGGGCTGGAGTCTCAAGTATCGTGCAATGAGCCAGTACTACATGGCTGTAGCCTATCGGAAGCTGGGACACTTGGCAGATGCTATGGAATGCTGTGAG GAGACGATGAAGATTGCTCTTCAGCATGGAGATCGTCCTTTGCAGGCACAGTGTCTGCTCTGCTTTGCTGATATCCATCGCAGCCGTATGGATGTACAG ACAGCTTTCCCCCGCTATGATTCCTCAATGAGTATCATGACAGAGATTGGAAATCGTCTGGGACAGATTCAGGTGCTGCTAGGGGTGGCCAAGTGTTGGGTGATTCAGAAAGAACCAGACAAG GCACTGGAAAGCATTGAAAAAGCCCATGAGCTGGCTGAAGGACTGGGAAACAAG CTTGGCCTGCTGAAGATTCACTGTCTCTGTGAAGGGATCTATCGCACAAAGGGACAGCAGCGGGAGCTTCGTAACCATGTGGTGAAGTTTCATGAATGCGTTGAGGAAATGGAGCTTTACTGCGGCATGTGTGGAGAATCCATTGGAGACAAGAACCATCAGCTCCAGGCATTGCCCTGTTCCCATGTCTTCCATTTGAA GTGTCTTCAAACCAACGGGACCCGTGGTTGCCCTAATTGCCGCCGTGCATCAGTCAAACCCGGATTTGTGTGA
- the RAPSN gene encoding 43 kDa receptor-associated protein of the synapse isoform X2, which produces MKVLIIREMGQDQTKQQIEKGLQLYQSNQTEKALQVWLRVLEKTTDASGRFRVLGCLITAHSEMGRYRDMLKFAVVQIDTARELEDPDYLTESYLNLARSNEKLCEFQKTISYCKTCLNMQGTTVSLQLNGQVSLSMGNAYLGLSIFQKALECFEKALRYAHNNDDKMLECRVCCSLGNFYTHLKDYEKALFFPCKAAELVNDYGKGWSLKYRAMSQYYMAVAYRKLGHLADAMECCEETMKIALQHGDRPLQAQCLLCFADIHRSRMDVQTAFPRYDSSMSIMTEIGNRLGQIQVLLGVAKCWVIQKEPDKALESIEKAHELAEGLGNKLGLLKIHCLCEGIYRTKGQQRELRNHVVKFHECVEEMELYCGMCGESIGDKNHQLQALPCSHVFHLK; this is translated from the exons ATGAAGGTCTTGATCATTAGAGAAATGGGTCAGGATCAGACAAAGCAACAAATAGAAAAAGGACTCCAACTGTACCAGTCTAACCAGACAGAAAAGGCGCTGCAAGTCTGGCTGAGAGTTTTGGAAAAGACCACGGATGCTTCAGGCAGGTTCCGAGTTCTGGGATGTCTCATCACTGCTCACTCTGAGATGGGCCGGTACAGAGATATGCTAAAG TTTGCAGTTGTACAGATTGACACAGCCCGGGAGCTGGAAGATCCTGACTACCTTACAGAGAGCTACCTGAATCTGGCACGGAGCAATGAGAAGCTCTGTGAATTCCAAAAAACCATCTCCTATTGTAAGACCTGCTTGAACATGCAAGGCACCACAGTGAGCCTGCAGCTGAATGGCCAGGTCAGCCTCAGCATGGGAAATGCCTACCTTGGCCTCAGTATCTTCCAAAAGGCGCTGGAGTGTTTTGAAAAAGCCTTGCGTTATGCACACAACAATGACGACAAGATGCTTGAGTGTCGCGTCTGTTGCAGCTTAGGAAATTTCTACACACACCTCAAG GACTATGAGAAAGCCCTGTTCTTTCCATGCAAGGCAGCTGAATTGGTGAATGATTATGGAAAGGGCTGGAGTCTCAAGTATCGTGCAATGAGCCAGTACTACATGGCTGTAGCCTATCGGAAGCTGGGACACTTGGCAGATGCTATGGAATGCTGTGAG GAGACGATGAAGATTGCTCTTCAGCATGGAGATCGTCCTTTGCAGGCACAGTGTCTGCTCTGCTTTGCTGATATCCATCGCAGCCGTATGGATGTACAG ACAGCTTTCCCCCGCTATGATTCCTCAATGAGTATCATGACAGAGATTGGAAATCGTCTGGGACAGATTCAGGTGCTGCTAGGGGTGGCCAAGTGTTGGGTGATTCAGAAAGAACCAGACAAG GCACTGGAAAGCATTGAAAAAGCCCATGAGCTGGCTGAAGGACTGGGAAACAAG CTTGGCCTGCTGAAGATTCACTGTCTCTGTGAAGGGATCTATCGCACAAAGGGACAGCAGCGGGAGCTTCGTAACCATGTGGTGAAGTTTCATGAATGCGTTGAGGAAATGGAGCTTTACTGCGGCATGTGTGGAGAATCCATTGGAGACAAGAACCATCAGCTCCAGGCATTGCCCTGTTCCCATGTCTTCCATTTGAAGTAA